The genomic segment TTTCTAATGCTTGGAATTATCATCCCTTCTTAATAGGATCAGGAAAGCCCATAGGTTGTGGTTTATAAGAAGCTTAGGACCAGAACAAATGGAGGTAGCTAATCTCCAAAAGTTTTCACTTACTAGAATGAAATATCCCTTCttcacaaaaaaatgaaaaagcacttCTTCATAACAGATGTATTTTTCTAAGTAAATTGAAGTTTGCATTGATCAGATGCAAGGTCTCTCTCCCTTGACAGCCTAGGGTCTAATGAACACACATAGTTATCTGACTTCTCCCTTCTTAGGCTCCATGCTGACCATCCCCCATCTCAACACGATTTTCCTTCAGTCAGCCCTTAACCCTGTTGATTAGGTTTAAGCCGTCTTAGGTTTGATCTAATTTCTGACATGTTGCCTTGAGATTATGCCCAAGTCTTCAAGTTAGCTTATTACCAAAAAATTCAAGAGGCATGTATTTACTGACATATTTTGGATTCTTTCATCAGAAATATATTTGTAGATATTTTAAGGTTGAGATGCTTGTTAGATGTCCAAATGGAGATGTCACATTATGTGTGTACTTTTAAGTTTTAGAGGATTCGAGCTGGCAGGAGTTGGGATGGCGCTGTGTAGTAAAAATGGTTCCCACTCTTAACAATGAACAGTTACTTTTCCAGTGCTTGTATATTAAGAAATGTAATGTTCATCTAGTGGATCTATTAAAAAGCAAGTTTTTGCCTTGATCTGGGAGTTGGTTCAGATGGCTTGTCAGTGCTTCTAATTGTTTTTATGATTCTGAAACCTTATTCTATCTCCATGTTCCATTTTTTGGCTCCAGTATCTAGATTCAtcatcttctctcattcttttatcATTGTTACTTATTTTCTTACtgtacatatttacatattttcttctcttttcctgacGCAGTTTTCCATAATAGCAATAATACCTTGCTCACAATTCTACAATGTTGTcatctaaagaaaaaagaatcctgACAAGATCTTATTAAGATGAGCAGtattttcttgtgtctctttgaGAATAAATCTTAATCATTCTTTGAACCCTGCTTTTTATAAgttttgcatttggggaataacttttttccaaagtttttactATGTTCCTCATATGTATGGAAAACCTTTTTTTTAATGGCCCAGattttctttactcattattTAATTATCTCATCTTTGCTACCAATagtaaaaatttccattttctagCAAAGATTTTCTGGTATTTAATGAAATTTGGGGAAAGGGCATTCACTTTACTGTTCACTCCACTGTCTTGCCAAAACTCTTCAATTATTTTTACTACTGTATGTCAAATAATAAAAACATCCTCTTGTTATTTTAATCCGTATTTTCTGAAATCTACAACTTAACATAGCTCTGACCAGTGTCAGATTCCATGTTCTTAACTGCTCTTTGTGTACTAGAGGCCCAGGAAAAGGATTAAGATACACTTCTCTTATGAGACATGCTGTTAGGCTGCTCTCTGGTCACAGTATGTTATGGGTTGGAAATCTCTAATGAACACCATTCCCTAATTCTAAACAACCTATGAGCACAACTATGAAGTGTTTTCAGTGGGCGGGGTTAATGGAAGATGCAGAAAGAATCCTTCTTCACATTGTACAATTTCCTTCTgccatccatttttaaaaatccatgacaaCCAAACATGTTCAGCTGCAGCTTCCCAGCCCCTCAGTCAAGAGCCTCCCATCACTCCACCTGTGGAAGGCAGCCTCTGAGGTGGTCCCCCAGCACCCTTGCCTACTGGTATTCACACCCTTAAATAATTCCCTCCCCTTGAAGGTAGACTAATCCTGGTGACTCACTTCTAAAGACTAGAATATGACAGAAGTGATAAGTTGTCATTTTGAGATCAGGTTATAAAAAGACTGTGGCTTCTGTCTCAggtgctctctttctctctctgtcttggaTCGCTCACTCTGGGGAAACCAGATGCCATATCATTAGGCAGCCCTGTGTAGAGGCACTTGTGGGTGAGCTTAGAAGCAGGTCCTTCCCCATTAGAGCCTTGAGATGCTTGTGGATGTGGCTGACACCCTGTGCACAACCTTGTGAAAAACTCATCTAGAACTACCCAGCTAAGCCACTCCCGGATTCctgaaactgtgagataataaatgtctgttgttttcAGCACTAAAGTTTGGGGTAATCTGTTTCACAGCAATAGATGGCTAATATACCACCCTGAGCTCCTCTGGCCCAGGTCTGCTTCTCCTGAAACTTTCTAATTTTCAGAACCCAGTCTAGTTCCAAGTTGCCTGGCTCTTTCTGTCTAGGTTGCATGACTTTCACTGTCCAGGGGCACAGGGCAACTAGTTAACTTCTCTGGTCTCCAAATTCTTCTTCTATAGAATGTAGAGTTTGATTGGGCCAGGTGATTTCTAAAGAGTCCCTTCTATCCCCAAAGTTCCTTGGTTCTGTATTTCCCCAGGCCCTGTTTCCAGTGTCATCAAAATGAAGGTGAGAGCTAATAGTTAGAATCAGCCAGACTTTATTCACGTTGGTGATCTTGCTTTCCATTTTGACCTGGACCCAGGGGGAAGTAACAAACAGAATAGGCTTATGAGGGCCTTGCCTAGAAAAAGCAGACAACATCTGTCTTGCTGAATCTTCAAAATCTCTCTTCAAAATCCTCACCTCCTAAGgatttcccccttctcccccattctCAATTGTCACTTCACCCTGGATGCATGTACCTCAGCCTGTTAGGGTGACCCCAGTAATATCAAAGGCAGAAACATAACTGGAAGAAGCCTAGAGAGGCCCAGACTGGCGGTAGCAGAGATGGCTGATTTCTCAATCCAGGATTTGTAGAAACTGATGTTTGTATATAGTCTAGGCTCATTGGTTTGAACGCAGTTTGAGTCCGCCATCACCACTCCTGCCAGGACCCAGAAATCCTCAACTGTACACACCAGGGGATCTCCTTTACTGCCctgcaagagagagagaggagagttGGTTAGGTGGTTTGCAGGACAAAGGAAAGGTGCTAACTAACTCTCCAAGAGTTTATCTAGGATGTTTGGAATTAGGGCCTGTCCAGGTGGCTCTGAGTACACCAGGTTATCTCCAAGGATATGAGGCATGGGGAAGGAGCGCTGGGGAGGGAAAGGGCTCTGAAAGGCACCTTAGGGATGGATTCTTACGATACATGGATCCATCTGCTCCACTGGAACCTTGGAGCAGATCATATTTTCATTGATGATGGACTTGATTCCATAAGGCCGGACTTCATTCTGATAGTAGTCATTGCATGTCTGGAGATCAATGAGGGGCACTCTCAGCTCCTTCATTATATAAGATGGCTTGACACCTGTAGGGTCAAAAGAGGTCAAAAGCTATCTTGAAGAATTAGGAAACAGATTTCAGCTAGGGATACAGATTTTATGCTTCTGATTTCCAGGGATCACCCTGGTTTCAAATATTCTGCCTCCGTGTTAGACAACATTCCGATTTTGGGTTTGTGAAATAGCCTAAAGACTGAGCTCCATGACTCTGAACAAAACTGAAGGCAGTCCCTCTTACTCAAATGGTACAAATTACTAACAGAAAAATCTTGTGATTCTGTGAAGCCCAAAACAATGAATGAAGTAGAATTAGTCTGGCTTTAGGATTTAGTTTTCTTCTCACATAGAAATAAAGAGTAGATCTAATATGCTGAGAAAAACTGAGGCTGTCTACACAGAAACGAACTTAATGTTCATAGTCTGACTTGGGGACTTCTATGACGTGGCCTTACTTTTCTGAACTCACCTGCCTACCACCACCTACCACACACACTCCACTCTGATGTGAAGGGTGAAGTATGTTCCTTCCCAGACTGCACAGAACTATCCTCTCTAAGTTTATCACTCTggccttttcatcttttttttttttttaagatttattttctatttatttcccaccccatctcccccccccagttgtctgctctctgtgtccatttgctttgtgttcttctatgtccacttgtattcttgtcagtggcaccaggaatctgtccttttttgttgctgcgtcagctctccatgtgtgcaacgccactcctgggcaggctgcacttttttcgtgttgggcggctctccctacggggctcactccttgtgcatggggctcccctatgcggggaacacccctgtgtggcatggcattccttgcacgcatcagcactgcgcatgggccagcttaccacacgggtctggaggcctggggtttgaaccctggacctcccatgtggtaggcagatactctatctgttgaaccaaatccacttccctcctatcATTTTTAATGTCTTAGCACGATTGCTAAACAGGAGCAAAAGCAGGTATAAATAAACAAAGAGATTACGTCAGAAATATGAAGGAGTCAAAGGGAAGGTACAGGAACAAGGAGAATTTGAGGTGTACAGTACCTACAGATTGCCTGGAGCAATATATCTGGTGCAGGGGATGGGATAGAGAATAGTGGAGAGAGAATGTTATTTAAGGAAATTGAGCTCAGAAAATCTACTTATCCTTACTTGGGTATCTCCTAGAATAACCCCATCCGGTCACCCAGCAGGAGGTTGCATTCTTCAGCTGGTCTGCAGATGAGGGGAGGCAGATGGGCAGGATGACAGGGCTGAAGGAAACTGGGTAGGCCAGTTCTACCACAGCGATGTTGTTGGCTATGTTTCCCTGTAAGCCAGGGTAGGAAATAA from the Dasypus novemcinctus isolate mDasNov1 chromosome 1, mDasNov1.1.hap2, whole genome shotgun sequence genome contains:
- the PRSS48 gene encoding serine protease 48, whose product is MGPAGQAFLLSLLLGLSGANEEEPDNLLTSICGRPAVTSGIASGREANVGQWPWQVSIRQGLLHVCAGALISDQWVLTAASCFQSKDVRKYDVSVGSLQVISRPHFKLTLIPVSRVISYPGLQGNIANNIAVVELAYPVSFSPVILPICLPSSADQLKNATSCWVTGWGYSRRYPSVKPSYIMKELRVPLIDLQTCNDYYQNEVRPYGIKSIINENMICSKVPVEQMDPCIGSKGDPLVCTVEDFWVLAGVVMADSNCVQTNEPRLYTNISFYKSWIEKSAISATASLGLSRLLPVMFLPLILLGSP